The proteins below are encoded in one region of Cucurbita pepo subsp. pepo cultivar mu-cu-16 chromosome LG10, ASM280686v2, whole genome shotgun sequence:
- the LOC111803349 gene encoding transcription factor MYBC1-like, which yields MREEHSNWFSRWEEELPSPDELMPLSQTLITPDLALAFDIQNSSNTSPPLPCPSPPLSNPLPGSGNGIAPPNSADFGDSADLGSGAASDEPARTLKRPRLVWTPQLHKRFVDAVAHLGIKNAVPKTIMQLMSVDGLTRENVASHLQKYRLYLKRMQGLSSGGGGGGGGGLVASSDPTDHLFASSPVPPHLLHSARSTSDHFLPFVPMATLQQHHHHQQHMAAAAAAAVAGHPQLQPSYHRQVGHFGSPPNGQFEHPFLARQSQPVHRMGAPVHNSIPNYIEDLESANANGGRKVLTLFPTGDD from the coding sequence ATGAGGGAAGAACACTCCAATTGGTTCTCGAGATGGGAAGAGGAGCTTCCATCTCCGGATGAATTGATGCCTCTTTCTCAAACCCTAATAACTCCCGATCTAGCTTTGGCTTTTGATATTCAGAATTCCAGTAATACCAGTCCGCCCTTGCCCTGCCCATCTCCCCCGCTTTCGAATCCTCTCCCTGGCTCCGGCAATGGAATTGCGCCCCCCAACTCGGCGGATTTCGGTGATTCCGCCGATTTGGGTTCTGGCGCTGCTAGCGACGAACCGGCTCGAACCCTCAAGCGGCCGCGTCTCGTTTGGACACCTCAACTCCATAAGCGATTCGTCGATGCTGTTGCTCATTTGGGTATCAAAAATGCCGTCCCCAAGACCATAATGCAGCTCATGAGTGTCGATGGCTTGACCAGAGAGAACGTTGCTAGCCATTTGCAGAAGTACCGCCTCTATCTCAAACGGATGCAGGGCTTGTCcagcggcggcggtggtggtggtggtggtgggttGGTTGCTTCCTCGGACCCCACTGACCATTTGTTCGCTAGCTCCCCAGTTCCACCCCATTTGCTTCACTCAGCTCGCTCCACTTCAGACCATTTCTTGCCCTTTGTTCCAATGGCCACTTTACAGCAACACCACCATCACCAGCAGCAtatggctgctgctgctgctgctgctgtcgCCGGGCATCCACAGCTCCAGCCGTCATATCATCGACAAGTCGGGCATTTCGGGTCGCCCCCGAATGGCCAGTTTGAGCATCCATTTTTAGCTAGACAATCCCAACCAGTCCATAGAATGGGTGCACCAGTGCATAACTCAATCCCTAATTACATTGAGGATTTGGAATCAGCCAATGccaatggaggaagaaaagttCTCACCTTATTCCCTACTGGGGATGATTGA